One genomic region from Bacillota bacterium encodes:
- a CDS encoding HAD family hydrolase: MNHMCDKDYPWLEIINQDIKLGNIRHALFDFDGTISVIRQGWENVMIPLMVEMICDGNPPDPELIKEVEEYVDRSTGILTIYQMKWLEDAVRRHGLSRHPETAKAYKKIYNERLLKPVRERLAKLGQGESSIDDLMIMGARAFVASLFEHGVTLYLASGTDHEYVMEEASALQITEYFGPRIYGALDDTEEHTKERIIQRILDEYGLSGESLLVVGDGPVEIRNAKERGAIALGVASDEVKRHGLNPRKRQRLLEAGADLMISDFSHHKELVDLLTGSH; encoded by the coding sequence ATGAACCACATGTGCGATAAAGATTATCCATGGCTAGAGATAATCAATCAGGATATCAAACTCGGCAATATCAGACATGCTCTTTTCGATTTTGACGGGACGATCTCCGTTATCAGGCAGGGATGGGAGAATGTCATGATACCTCTAATGGTGGAGATGATCTGTGATGGGAACCCGCCCGATCCAGAGCTGATTAAAGAGGTTGAGGAATATGTAGATAGATCTACAGGGATCCTTACCATATATCAGATGAAATGGTTGGAAGATGCCGTGCGAAGGCACGGGCTATCACGCCATCCTGAGACCGCGAAAGCATATAAGAAGATCTACAATGAACGCCTTCTCAAGCCTGTTCGAGAGAGGCTCGCGAAGTTGGGACAGGGAGAGTCTTCCATTGATGATCTAATGATCATGGGGGCGAGGGCGTTCGTCGCGAGCCTTTTTGAACATGGGGTTACGTTATATCTGGCAAGTGGCACGGATCATGAGTATGTGATGGAAGAAGCCTCTGCCTTGCAGATTACTGAGTACTTCGGACCAAGGATATATGGGGCACTTGATGATACTGAAGAGCATACCAAGGAGCGTATCATTCAGAGAATCTTGGATGAATATGGGCTCAGCGGGGAGTCACTCCTTGTGGTTGGGGATGGTCCGGTAGAGATCAGGAACGCTAAAGAGCGGGGCGCTATAGCATTGGGAGTTGCATCTGATGAGGTGAAACGACATGGGCTCAACCCCAGAAAGAGGCAGCGGTTGCTCGAAGCAGGGGCGGACCTTATGATATCTGATTTTTCGCATCATAAAGAACTGGTCGATCTCCTGACCGGGAGTCATTGA
- a CDS encoding sugar kinase, which yields MRPLIEYILARSDLDLFEKGVPWRFLNYMDTSIADRRKLTLTRDRLTEILHRCKAKRVAVIGDFCLDAYWYADMTKSELSRETPRFPLPIVKEVYSPGGAGNVALNLTALGLRTVLGITVFGLDWRGELLRKALLDQGICLDFSLSLPGKVTPAYIKPMLQGYASIQEDSRLDFGPVPLSKEDEEALLKSIGDCIPEADVIAIADQVTPGVITPNVRAMLTELSRRYPEKLFVVDSRKNVGDFSNMIVKPNELEALKACGMGSNSADIPTMRQAAARLHERTSKPVFVTLGENGALLIEDSIFYLLPGVAVEPPVDIVGAGDTFLSALCASLAGGASPWEAGMIANLASSVTVKKLNTTGTASPEEILARYDSIRSEWKAEVWDEPHVR from the coding sequence ATGAGACCGTTGATTGAATATATCCTCGCCAGATCCGATCTGGATTTGTTTGAGAAGGGAGTGCCATGGAGATTCCTCAATTATATGGATACATCAATAGCAGACAGAAGAAAGTTAACTCTGACTCGCGATCGACTAACGGAAATACTCCATCGATGCAAAGCTAAACGGGTGGCTGTTATAGGCGATTTTTGTCTCGATGCATACTGGTATGCAGATATGACGAAATCTGAGCTTTCACGAGAAACCCCGCGTTTTCCGTTGCCGATAGTAAAGGAGGTTTATTCCCCCGGGGGGGCTGGCAATGTCGCCTTGAATCTCACGGCCCTCGGTCTCCGAACCGTGCTGGGAATCACAGTATTCGGACTTGATTGGCGGGGCGAGCTTTTAAGAAAGGCGCTACTAGATCAGGGCATATGCCTTGATTTTAGCCTGAGCCTTCCCGGCAAGGTCACACCTGCCTACATAAAACCTATGCTCCAGGGATATGCCTCGATTCAGGAAGATTCTCGTCTTGATTTTGGGCCTGTTCCGCTTTCAAAAGAAGATGAGGAAGCCCTGCTAAAAAGCATAGGGGATTGCATTCCCGAGGCAGACGTTATAGCTATAGCTGACCAGGTGACTCCAGGAGTGATAACCCCCAATGTGCGCGCGATGCTCACGGAGCTTTCGAGAAGGTATCCGGAAAAGCTCTTTGTTGTAGATTCTCGCAAAAATGTGGGCGATTTTTCTAATATGATCGTAAAGCCCAATGAACTTGAAGCCCTGAAGGCATGCGGCATGGGATCGAATTCGGCTGATATTCCGACCATGCGACAGGCAGCAGCAAGGCTGCACGAGAGGACTTCAAAGCCCGTTTTTGTTACACTTGGTGAAAATGGCGCTCTCTTGATAGAGGATTCTATCTTCTACTTATTGCCTGGGGTAGCTGTTGAACCTCCCGTCGACATTGTCGGGGCTGGGGATACTTTCCTCTCAGCGTTGTGCGCGTCTCTTGCGGGAGGGGCTTCACCATGGGAAGCGGGCATGATAGCCAATCTGGCCTCTTCGGTGACAGTCAAGAAATTGAATACCACTGGGACCGCGAGCCCTGAGGAGATATTAGCGAGATATGATTCCATAAGATCTGAATGGAAAGCGGAGGTCTGGGATGAACCACATGTGCGATAA